The window GTTTAGCTGGCGGGCATCCGGTCTTTCTATTGCATAGAACGTCGAACGACTCGAATTAGTTGCGTTTCTATGGTTAAAACATGAGGAAAAGTCAGCGTCTAGACCACCGAAGCTGTTGCCTGGCCTACACTTGCGAGCTCTTCAACAAGAACCTGCGCAGCCTTCCGGCAAGCTGCCCCATCCGCATCATGATGCGTCACCAGGCGCACCGATTGCGGGCCTACGGCGCTCATCAGAATGCCTTTCGCCTTGAGGCTGGCCGTCAGATCCACCGCTGGCACCGTGCGCAGCGAGAAAATCACAATGTTGGTCTGCACCGCATCCAGATCGATCTCGACGCCCGGAATCTGCGCCAGCGTCCCGGCGATCATCCGCGCATTGGCGTGGTCTTCGTGCAGGCGCAGCGACATCTTCTCCAGCGCAATCAGTCCGGCGGCGGCCAGAATTCCTGCCTGGCGCATCCCTCCGCCCAGCGCCTTGCGGTAGATGCGGGCCTCATCAATGGCGGCCTTGCTGCCCACCAGCATCGATCCGACTGGCGCCCCCAGCCCTTTGGACAGGCAGAACATCACCGTATCGAAGCCGCTCGTCAGCTTCCGGACACCGTCAAAAACATCCCCGCCCAGAGTCGTCGCCGCATTGAAAACGCGAGCGCCATCAAGATGAACCGGCAAACCGCGCTTCCGCGCTTCCGCCCAGATCTCTTCCAATACTGGCAGCGGAGTAACCGTCCCGCCAGAGAGGTTGGCCGTATTTTCGATCTCGATCAGGCCGGTATCCGCGCGAAACCCTCCGCGTTTGAAGATCACCGGCGCAATATGATCCCAGGTCAGAATGCCGCGAGGAGCCGCGACCGCGCGAATCATACACCCGGAAAAGCTCGCTGCCGTCGCCATCTCCCAGTCCAGGATGTGAGACCGCGACTCGCAGATAATCTCCTGCCCGGGCCGCGTATGCAGCCGAATCGCCATCTGGTTGCCCATCGTTCCCGTAGGCACAAAGATGGCGGCTTCGCGGCCAAAGATCTCGGCAGCTCTGCGTTCCAGTTGATTGATGGTTGGATCTTCACCATAGACATCGTCGCCGACATCGGCGGCAGCCATGGCCGCGCGCATCTCGGGCGTAGGCCGGGTGACTGTGTCGCTGCGCAAATCAATGACGTTATCGGGCGTATTCTCTGCTTGGGCTTGGTACAAATTAGGCATTGTAATCTCCGGATGAAATCCGTCTCAGTTGCATTCCATCCCAGTCTAATTTGCAGCAGTACAGATATGAAACGTGCCGGGATTGCGATTAAGCAAGGTCGCGGAAATCACCCGTTCAGCGCGCCATTTCTACAGCGGAAGCAAGGCCCAGGAACTCGGCGAAAACATCATTGGAGATAAGACGCCCGCGACTTGTCAGCCGCACAATATCGCCTTCCATAATCAGCAATCCGTCTGCAGCGAGACGACGCGCCGCATCCACCGGGGGCTCAATTGCCGACGCGCCAAACTCACCGCGCAAGTCGTCAATGCGAACACCTGAGTTGCAGCGTAGCCCAAGAAACCAGGCCTCTTCCAATTGCTGCGCCGAACCGAGCCATGCCGTCTCCGAAGACGCTTCCGAGTTGCTCAAATAGCCAGACAAATCGTCCGTCGTTGTTGCTCTCAGCACGGCGCGGTCTTCCTCAACCGAAGATCGCAGCATCGACGAAGCATCGAGGCCAACCCCGAGATATGGCCGCCGCTGCCAATAGCGCAGATTATGCCGGGAAGCCTGGCCTTCCCGAGCGAAATTCGAAATCTCATACTGCTGCAGTCCCGCGTCGGCGAAGGCGAGAATCGCGTCTTCATACATCCGCGCAATGGCATCATCAGTCGGCACCAGTCCGGCAGAATAGCGAGCCCCACCCGAGATCAACTCCCGTCCCAGCCGCGAATCCTCGTCAATCTCCAGCATGTAAACGCTGGCGTGCGGCACACCCGTCTCCGCCAGAACCGAGAGCGATTCGCGCCACGAACTCATCGTCTGCTCGGCCAGTCCAGCCAGCAGATCGATGTTGAGATTTGCGATTCCAGCAGCACGCAACCGGCGTAGATCGTCCAGTACCTGCGTACGGGTGTGAAGCCGTCCGCTCAACGCAGCTTCCCGATCCACAAAAGACTGCACACCGAGGCTCACGCGATTGACGCCCGCCTCGGCCATGCTCGCAAGAGTCTCATCGGAGAGCTGTCCTGGTGCGCACTCGATAGTGATCTCTGCATCCGCATCCACTTGAAACCGGTCGCGAACAGCCGCAAAAATTCGCGTGAAGAGTTCGGGCGCGAGCAGCACCGGCGTCCCGCCTCCAAAATAGATCGTGTCAACCTGCTTCGGTAAATCGACCTGCATGGATTCCGCCCAGGATGGCGCATTCGCAAGATCTTCGAGCAATCGATCCACGTAGCGGGCATGGTCGCTCGCAGGATAGACGCCCGAAGCAAAGTTGCAATACGTGCACTTGGCGCGGCAAAACGGAATCGAAAAGTAAAGGCCGAGCGAATTGTGAGAAGAAGCTGGCATTCAAAGGTATTTTCTCATCTCCGGCCCGAACACAGTCCTACTGGCCGATTGCTCCATGAATCGAAGCGAATGAGACGAACTACAATCTGCGCAGTGCGCATCCAAATTGCATGGCGCTGCGTCCATTGTTTTGTTTGTGGTAAAGAACAGGGCTGCATGACTCTGATTGCAACAACCGAATTTCAACCCGGCGTCCCGGAACGCCTTCCGGCCACGCATCGCCGGCAACGGGATATATGGGAGCTTTCCGGAGTGTATTGCCTCATCCTGCTTGCACTCTGGACTCCGCGGCCATGGCAGACATATCTCGCAATTGCGACGCT is drawn from Acidicapsa acidisoli and contains these coding sequences:
- a CDS encoding threonine aldolase family protein, with product MPNLYQAQAENTPDNVIDLRSDTVTRPTPEMRAAMAAADVGDDVYGEDPTINQLERRAAEIFGREAAIFVPTGTMGNQMAIRLHTRPGQEIICESRSHILDWEMATAASFSGCMIRAVAAPRGILTWDHIAPVIFKRGGFRADTGLIEIENTANLSGGTVTPLPVLEEIWAEARKRGLPVHLDGARVFNAATTLGGDVFDGVRKLTSGFDTVMFCLSKGLGAPVGSMLVGSKAAIDEARIYRKALGGGMRQAGILAAAGLIALEKMSLRLHEDHANARMIAGTLAQIPGVEIDLDAVQTNIVIFSLRTVPAVDLTASLKAKGILMSAVGPQSVRLVTHHDADGAACRKAAQVLVEELASVGQATASVV
- the hemW gene encoding radical SAM family heme chaperone HemW; this translates as MPASSHNSLGLYFSIPFCRAKCTYCNFASGVYPASDHARYVDRLLEDLANAPSWAESMQVDLPKQVDTIYFGGGTPVLLAPELFTRIFAAVRDRFQVDADAEITIECAPGQLSDETLASMAEAGVNRVSLGVQSFVDREAALSGRLHTRTQVLDDLRRLRAAGIANLNIDLLAGLAEQTMSSWRESLSVLAETGVPHASVYMLEIDEDSRLGRELISGGARYSAGLVPTDDAIARMYEDAILAFADAGLQQYEISNFAREGQASRHNLRYWQRRPYLGVGLDASSMLRSSVEEDRAVLRATTTDDLSGYLSNSEASSETAWLGSAQQLEEAWFLGLRCNSGVRIDDLRGEFGASAIEPPVDAARRLAADGLLIMEGDIVRLTSRGRLISNDVFAEFLGLASAVEMAR